The following proteins come from a genomic window of Sphaerisporangium rubeum:
- the ilvC gene encoding ketol-acid reductoisomerase, producing the protein MFYDDDADLSIIQGRHVAVLGYGSQGHAHALSLRDSGVDVRVGLPEGSKSREKAENDGLRVVTPGEAAEEADLVMILAPDHLQRALYAEHVAPNLVEGDALFFGHGLNIRYGLIEPPAGVDVAMVAPKGPGHLVRRQFTAGRGVPVLVAVEADATGNAWPLTLSYAKGIGGTRAGALKTTFTEETETDLFGEQAVLCGGVSELIKTGFETLIEAGYQPEVAYFECLHEMKLIVDLMYEGGISKMYWSVSDTAEYGGYTRGPRVVNAETKAEMRRILDEVKSGAFARELVAEFDGGQGNFRKYREELSGHPIEETGAKLRPMMSWLKEK; encoded by the coding sequence ATCTTCTACGACGACGACGCCGACCTGTCGATCATCCAGGGCCGGCACGTGGCCGTCCTCGGCTACGGCAGCCAGGGCCACGCACACGCGCTGTCGCTGCGTGACTCCGGCGTGGACGTCCGGGTGGGCCTGCCGGAGGGCTCCAAGAGCCGCGAGAAGGCCGAGAACGACGGTCTGCGCGTCGTCACCCCGGGGGAGGCGGCCGAGGAGGCCGACCTCGTCATGATCCTCGCGCCGGACCACCTGCAGCGCGCGCTGTACGCCGAGCACGTGGCGCCGAACCTCGTCGAGGGTGACGCGCTGTTCTTCGGCCACGGCCTGAACATCCGGTACGGCCTCATCGAGCCGCCGGCCGGTGTGGACGTCGCCATGGTCGCGCCGAAGGGCCCCGGTCACCTGGTCCGCCGCCAGTTCACCGCCGGTCGCGGCGTGCCGGTGCTCGTCGCCGTCGAGGCGGACGCCACCGGTAACGCCTGGCCGCTCACCCTGTCGTACGCCAAGGGCATCGGCGGCACCCGCGCCGGCGCGCTGAAGACGACCTTCACCGAGGAGACCGAGACCGACCTGTTCGGCGAGCAGGCCGTGCTGTGCGGCGGCGTGTCCGAGCTGATCAAGACCGGTTTCGAGACGCTCATCGAGGCGGGTTACCAGCCGGAGGTGGCGTACTTCGAGTGCCTCCACGAGATGAAGCTGATCGTGGACCTCATGTACGAGGGTGGCATCTCCAAGATGTACTGGTCGGTGTCCGACACCGCCGAGTACGGCGGCTACACCCGCGGCCCGCGGGTCGTGAACGCCGAGACCAAGGCCGAGATGCGCCGCATCCTGGACGAGGTCAAGTCCGGTGCGTTCGCGCGTGAGCTGGTCGCCGAGTTCGACGGCGGCCAGGGCAACTTCCGCAAGTACCGCGAGGAGCTGTCCGGCCACCCGATCGAGGAGACCGGCGCCAAGCTGCGTCCGATGATGAGCTGGCTCAAGGAGAAGTGA
- a CDS encoding PQQ-dependent sugar dehydrogenase, producing the protein MNVWTSTTTPGTRRPLADLRRRALVGVLTISLAAGCTRGEAVPEGGATSATGAPSQDGTAVAKPGEPRTLVKGLSVPWAIAFLPDGDALVTERDSARLLRVTPEGAVSTVGTIDGVSPSGEGGLLGVAVSPEFPKDHYVFVYFTAVNENRIVRYRYDKTLKDPKTILDGIPAAGNHNGGRLEFGPDGYLYAATGDAGDRSLAQALGSLGGKILRMTVDGATPPESPFQNVIWSYGHRNVQGMAWDDQGRMFATEFGQNTYDEINRIERGGNYGWPTVEGAGGRDEFTDPLVTWSTADASPSGLAYAGGSLWAAGLRGTRLWQIPVGEDGGLGTPVARFDGDYGRLRAAERAPDGSLWVTTSNKDGRGSPDGDDDRILVIPTG; encoded by the coding sequence ATGAACGTCTGGACATCGACCACCACTCCGGGAACCCGGCGTCCTCTCGCTGACCTGAGACGCCGCGCTCTCGTGGGGGTGCTCACCATTTCGCTGGCTGCGGGATGCACGCGTGGCGAGGCCGTACCGGAGGGAGGCGCCACATCGGCGACAGGAGCCCCGTCGCAGGACGGGACGGCGGTCGCGAAGCCGGGTGAGCCGCGGACCCTGGTGAAGGGTCTGAGTGTGCCGTGGGCCATCGCGTTCCTGCCGGACGGCGACGCGCTGGTGACCGAGCGGGACTCGGCGCGGTTGCTGCGGGTGACGCCGGAAGGTGCGGTGAGCACGGTCGGGACGATCGACGGTGTCTCTCCTTCCGGTGAGGGAGGGCTGCTCGGAGTCGCCGTGTCACCGGAATTCCCGAAAGACCACTACGTCTTCGTCTATTTCACGGCAGTGAACGAGAACCGGATCGTCCGCTACCGATACGACAAAACCCTGAAAGACCCCAAAACCATCCTGGACGGCATCCCGGCCGCCGGCAACCACAACGGCGGACGTCTCGAATTCGGCCCCGACGGCTACCTGTACGCCGCCACCGGAGACGCAGGCGACCGTTCCCTCGCACAGGCTCTCGGCTCACTCGGCGGCAAGATCCTCCGGATGACGGTGGACGGCGCGACACCCCCCGAGAGCCCGTTCCAGAACGTGATCTGGTCCTACGGCCACCGCAACGTCCAAGGCATGGCCTGGGACGACCAGGGCCGCATGTTCGCCACCGAGTTCGGCCAGAACACCTACGACGAGATCAACCGCATCGAGAGAGGCGGCAACTACGGCTGGCCCACCGTCGAAGGCGCCGGCGGACGCGACGAGTTCACCGACCCGCTGGTCACCTGGTCCACCGCCGACGCCTCACCGTCCGGCCTCGCGTACGCCGGCGGGTCCCTGTGGGCCGCCGGCCTGCGCGGCACCCGCCTGTGGCAGATCCCCGTCGGCGAGGACGGCGGCCTCGGCACCCCGGTCGCGCGCTTCGACGGCGACTACGGACGCCTGCGGGCCGCCGAACGCGCTCCTGACGGCAGCCTGTGGGTCACCACCAGCAACAAGGACGGCCGCGGCTCACCGGACGGTGACGACGACCGCATCCTGGTCATCCCCACCGGCTGA
- the dacB gene encoding D-alanyl-D-alanine carboxypeptidase/D-alanyl-D-alanine endopeptidase — protein sequence MPRRTAGPLTAVLLTLTLTWASGVAVPANAADPPPGVADLVQDLDRLLNDSRLTVAKAGVVVKSAATGEQLYGQDAGKLFAPASNMKLLTSAAAVDTLGLDHRFTTSVLSTGRRSGRTLDGDLYLKGTGDPTMLAADYDALAAKVAAAGVKVVTGRLVADDTWFDDQRLGTDWAQDDEPYYYAAQISALTAAPDTDFDAGSVIVSVAPGPAAGAKAKVTTTPPTSHVTIDNRATTGAKTDVLVTRVHGTGRILVTGTVAARYDEWIAVDDPTGYAASLFRAALARHGVKVHGPTRRGASPASAASVAERASMPLGELLVPFMKLSNNIHAEILVKTMGREVSGSGTWDAGLAVVAKFAAAAGVSMARFRDGSGLSRVDGLTPGELTAYLIALRGKPWFRTWYDALPIAGVSDRFTGGTLRSRMAGTPAAGNVHAKTGSLTGVTGLSGYVTGADGEPLVFSVLINDYLSASPKNLEDAIAVRLARFSRDTPADVTTAVPLRTHQQDDGDLECSWRKPVQC from the coding sequence ATGCCACGACGAACGGCAGGCCCGCTCACGGCCGTGCTGCTGACACTCACCCTGACATGGGCCTCCGGCGTCGCCGTCCCCGCGAACGCGGCGGACCCGCCGCCGGGGGTGGCGGACCTGGTGCAGGACCTCGACCGGTTACTGAACGACTCGCGGCTCACGGTGGCCAAGGCCGGGGTCGTGGTCAAGAGCGCGGCGACCGGCGAGCAGCTGTACGGCCAGGACGCCGGCAAGCTGTTCGCGCCGGCCTCCAACATGAAGCTGCTCACCTCGGCGGCGGCCGTGGACACCCTCGGTCTCGATCACCGTTTCACCACCAGTGTGCTGAGCACGGGCCGCCGTTCCGGCCGCACGCTCGACGGCGACCTGTACCTCAAGGGCACCGGCGACCCGACGATGCTGGCCGCCGACTACGACGCGCTGGCGGCCAAGGTCGCGGCGGCCGGGGTGAAGGTCGTCACCGGCAGGCTCGTCGCGGACGACACATGGTTCGACGACCAGCGGCTCGGCACCGACTGGGCCCAGGACGACGAGCCGTACTACTACGCGGCGCAGATCTCCGCGCTCACCGCGGCACCGGACACCGACTTCGACGCCGGGTCGGTCATCGTGTCCGTCGCTCCGGGCCCGGCGGCCGGCGCCAAGGCCAAGGTGACCACCACCCCGCCGACCTCGCACGTCACCATCGACAACCGCGCCACGACCGGCGCGAAGACCGACGTGCTCGTCACCAGGGTCCACGGCACCGGCCGGATCCTCGTCACCGGCACCGTGGCCGCGCGCTACGACGAGTGGATCGCGGTGGACGACCCCACCGGGTACGCCGCGTCGCTGTTCCGTGCGGCCCTCGCCAGGCACGGCGTCAAGGTGCACGGGCCGACCCGCCGCGGCGCCTCCCCCGCGTCGGCCGCGAGCGTCGCCGAGCGCGCCTCGATGCCGCTCGGCGAGCTGCTGGTGCCGTTCATGAAGCTCAGCAACAACATCCACGCCGAGATCCTCGTCAAGACGATGGGCCGCGAGGTGTCGGGGTCCGGCACCTGGGACGCCGGGCTGGCCGTGGTCGCGAAGTTCGCCGCGGCGGCCGGGGTGAGCATGGCCAGGTTCCGCGACGGCTCAGGGCTGTCCCGCGTCGACGGCCTCACGCCGGGTGAGCTGACCGCGTACCTGATCGCGCTGCGCGGCAAGCCGTGGTTCCGCACGTGGTACGACGCGCTGCCGATCGCCGGCGTGTCCGACCGGTTCACCGGCGGCACCCTGCGCAGCCGCATGGCCGGCACCCCCGCCGCCGGCAACGTGCACGCCAAGACGGGGTCGCTGACCGGCGTCACCGGCCTGTCGGGGTACGTCACCGGCGCGGACGGCGAGCCGCTGGTGTTCTCCGTCCTGATCAACGACTACCTGTCGGCGTCGCCGAAGAACCTTGAGGACGCCATCGCGGTGCGCCTCGCGCGGTTCAGCAGGGACACCCCGGCCGACGTCACCACCGCCGTACCGCTGCGCACTCATCAGCAGGACGACGGGGACCTGGAGTGCTCATGGCGCAAACCGGTGCAGTGCTGA
- a CDS encoding 2-hydroxyacid dehydrogenase — MRVWAPSQDVAGVLVDLPDVECSVYDGGDTPPEGAESVEVWIPPLIPPGPLREMLGRMAKLRLVQTVTAGVEPYRPYIPDGVILCNARGVHDAGTAEWAVGAMISVVRDFPAFTLAQRTGEWTYRHTGVLADSTVLIVGYGSIGQALERRLAGFEVEVVRVARTAREGVYGMDDLPALLPQADVVVLLVPVTPDTVKMVDAGFLARMKDGAVLVNAARGSVVETDALVAELTAGRLRAALDVTDPEPLPQDHPLWTAPGVLITPHVAGSTPASVRRTCKLVRSQMLRYLSGEPLNNVITGSY; from the coding sequence ATGAGGGTTTGGGCTCCGTCGCAGGATGTCGCGGGTGTTCTGGTCGATCTGCCGGATGTCGAGTGCAGTGTCTATGACGGGGGGGACACGCCGCCTGAGGGGGCCGAGTCGGTCGAGGTGTGGATTCCGCCGTTGATTCCGCCGGGGCCGCTTCGGGAGATGCTCGGGAGGATGGCGAAGCTGCGGCTGGTGCAGACGGTGACGGCGGGGGTGGAGCCGTATCGGCCGTACATTCCCGACGGGGTGATCCTCTGCAACGCTCGCGGGGTGCACGACGCGGGGACGGCGGAGTGGGCCGTGGGGGCGATGATCTCGGTGGTGCGAGACTTCCCGGCGTTCACCCTGGCGCAGCGGACAGGGGAGTGGACCTACCGGCACACGGGGGTGCTGGCGGACTCGACGGTGCTGATCGTGGGGTACGGGTCGATCGGTCAGGCGCTCGAACGCAGGCTCGCGGGGTTCGAGGTGGAGGTCGTGCGGGTCGCGCGCACGGCGCGTGAAGGGGTGTACGGCATGGACGACCTGCCGGCGCTGCTGCCGCAGGCGGACGTGGTCGTGCTGCTGGTGCCGGTGACCCCGGACACGGTGAAGATGGTGGACGCGGGGTTCCTCGCGCGCATGAAGGACGGCGCGGTGCTGGTGAACGCCGCACGCGGGTCGGTCGTGGAGACCGACGCACTCGTGGCGGAGCTCACCGCCGGACGGCTGCGCGCCGCGCTCGACGTGACCGACCCCGAGCCATTGCCGCAGGACCACCCCCTGTGGACGGCCCCCGGCGTGCTGATCACCCCGCATGTGGCAGGCAGCACACCGGCCTCCGTGCGGCGCACCTGTAAACTCGTCCGGTCTCAGATGCTGAGATACTTGTCCGGCGAACCGCTGAACAACGTGATCACAGGGTCGTATTGA
- a CDS encoding putative bifunctional diguanylate cyclase/phosphodiesterase, translating into MIGLRDPRVPLTAAGLAAVALAAALIWNGSSAVLAAAATVVAGVLAAASLGVASVKATRSPHRSASWRWLAAGAAIWAAGAGVRPLAEGTPFVLTFADLLLFVGTALLAIGAARAARRRAYGRSLLHYILGAYLSGASVFAVCWVLLLGPAYADADEPGTLVLPVLCLMAACAVAPAVLAARSAGRRVGVAALVTLVAITAEEFVTALGRLEGGGTTPLAVLPACAALLLLAAAPWSGRALIRPPRPVADVVVDGLPLVLAGAATVVLAVRVITGVPARPVAVLPVVAASVVLVLLVKVFFLALATAGMRGTIESGERRLMHMAESAGDLVLVCDPDGMVHEMGPGVEALYGYQPQELVGRSIFDYVHSEDAEAVQSALRAMSDDETADRQTACRLSCRVRAADGTWRPAESVATRHPSEGEDLVLISTRDVSDQVALRNQVAHLTFHDGVTGLPNRAYFEERTREVLARHAGGRTAVVFLDLDGFTGVNDSVGHAAGDHLLSQASRRLRSVLRTGDTLARWGGDEFAVLIEAAAGQPDDARVAMELAERMVRAVSAESFRVADRDIVLTASVGVAFADEEITAGDLIRNADVATARAKELGGGRVEVFAAHMHADVVRRLELAADLRRALLAEQFAVEYQPVVDLVTSRVIAVEALVRWWHAGTYSPPRQFLGAAEDTGLIVPLGEWVLAQACRDVAAWRASAWDIGLSLNLSTRQITAPRFVETIEAALAESGLPPSALTLEVIEEMLVEDAEEVVERLSRLRELGVRLAIDDFGTGYASLALLRRLPVDIIKIDPSFVSGLGRDDALTMLTRTIVRVGHDLGLTVVAEGIECPEQLELLREMGCTRGQGYLVARPTDARGIETLMPAGLSPLQNTA; encoded by the coding sequence TTGATCGGGCTTCGTGACCCCCGGGTCCCGTTGACCGCCGCCGGCCTCGCCGCGGTGGCGCTGGCGGCTGCCCTCATCTGGAACGGCTCCTCCGCGGTGCTGGCGGCGGCGGCCACGGTCGTCGCGGGGGTCCTCGCGGCGGCGTCGCTCGGCGTCGCCTCGGTGAAGGCCACCCGTTCCCCGCACCGCTCGGCCTCGTGGCGCTGGCTCGCCGCCGGCGCGGCCATATGGGCCGCCGGCGCGGGGGTGCGGCCGCTCGCCGAAGGCACGCCGTTCGTGCTGACCTTCGCCGACCTGCTTTTGTTCGTCGGCACCGCGCTGCTCGCCATCGGCGCGGCCCGCGCCGCGCGCCGCCGCGCGTACGGCCGGTCGCTGCTCCACTACATCCTCGGCGCCTACCTCAGCGGCGCCTCGGTGTTCGCCGTCTGCTGGGTGCTGCTGCTCGGCCCCGCGTACGCCGACGCCGACGAGCCCGGCACGCTGGTGCTGCCGGTGTTGTGCCTGATGGCGGCGTGCGCCGTCGCGCCGGCCGTGCTGGCGGCGCGCTCGGCGGGCCGCAGGGTCGGGGTGGCGGCCCTCGTGACGCTCGTGGCGATCACGGCCGAGGAGTTCGTCACGGCCCTCGGCCGCCTTGAGGGAGGCGGCACGACGCCGCTCGCCGTGCTCCCCGCCTGCGCCGCGTTGCTCCTGCTCGCCGCCGCGCCGTGGTCCGGCCGCGCGCTGATCCGGCCCCCGCGTCCCGTGGCGGACGTGGTCGTCGACGGCCTGCCGCTGGTGCTCGCCGGCGCCGCCACCGTCGTGCTCGCCGTCCGGGTGATCACCGGTGTGCCGGCCCGGCCGGTGGCCGTGCTGCCTGTGGTGGCCGCGTCCGTCGTGCTGGTGCTGCTGGTCAAGGTGTTCTTCCTCGCGCTGGCCACCGCCGGCATGCGCGGCACCATCGAGTCCGGCGAGCGCCGGCTCATGCACATGGCCGAGAGCGCGGGTGACCTCGTGCTGGTCTGCGACCCCGACGGCATGGTCCACGAGATGGGCCCCGGCGTGGAGGCCCTGTACGGCTACCAGCCGCAGGAGCTCGTCGGCCGGTCCATCTTCGACTATGTGCACTCCGAGGACGCCGAGGCCGTGCAGTCGGCGTTGCGCGCCATGTCCGACGACGAGACGGCCGACCGGCAGACCGCCTGCCGCCTGTCGTGCCGGGTGCGTGCCGCCGACGGCACGTGGCGGCCCGCCGAGTCGGTCGCGACGCGGCACCCGAGCGAGGGTGAGGACCTGGTGCTGATCTCCACCAGGGACGTCAGCGACCAGGTGGCGCTGCGCAACCAGGTGGCCCACCTGACCTTTCACGACGGCGTGACCGGCCTGCCGAACCGCGCCTACTTCGAGGAGCGCACCCGCGAGGTGCTGGCCCGCCATGCGGGCGGCCGTACCGCGGTGGTGTTCCTGGACCTCGACGGCTTCACCGGCGTCAACGACTCGGTGGGGCACGCCGCCGGTGACCACCTGCTCAGCCAGGCCTCCCGCCGCCTGCGTTCGGTGCTGCGCACCGGGGACACGCTGGCGCGCTGGGGTGGCGACGAGTTCGCCGTGCTCATCGAGGCGGCGGCGGGCCAGCCGGACGACGCGCGGGTGGCGATGGAACTCGCCGAGCGCATGGTGCGCGCGGTGTCCGCCGAGTCGTTCCGGGTGGCCGACCGCGACATCGTGCTCACCGCGAGCGTCGGGGTCGCGTTCGCCGACGAGGAGATCACCGCAGGCGACCTGATACGCAACGCCGACGTCGCCACGGCCCGCGCCAAGGAGCTCGGCGGCGGCCGGGTCGAGGTGTTCGCCGCGCACATGCACGCCGACGTCGTACGCCGCCTGGAGCTCGCCGCGGACCTGCGGCGCGCGCTGCTCGCCGAGCAGTTCGCCGTGGAGTACCAGCCGGTGGTCGACCTGGTGACCTCCAGGGTGATCGCCGTGGAGGCCCTGGTGCGCTGGTGGCACGCCGGCACGTACTCGCCGCCGAGGCAGTTCCTCGGCGCGGCCGAGGACACCGGCCTGATCGTGCCGCTCGGCGAGTGGGTGCTGGCCCAGGCGTGCCGCGACGTGGCGGCCTGGCGCGCGTCGGCGTGGGACATCGGGCTGTCGCTCAACCTGTCGACCCGGCAGATCACCGCGCCGCGTTTCGTGGAGACCATCGAGGCGGCGCTGGCCGAGAGCGGCCTGCCGCCGAGCGCGCTCACCCTCGAAGTGATCGAGGAGATGCTGGTCGAGGACGCCGAGGAGGTCGTCGAACGGCTGTCGCGGCTGCGTGAGCTCGGCGTGCGGCTCGCCATCGACGACTTCGGCACCGGCTACGCGTCGCTGGCCCTGCTGCGGCGCCTCCCGGTCGACATCATCAAGATCGACCCGTCGTTCGTCTCCGGCCTCGGCAGGGACGACGCGCTGACCATGCTGACCCGCACCATCGTGCGCGTGGGTCACGACCTCGGCCTGACCGTGGTGGCCGAAGGCATCGAGTGTCCCGAGCAGCTCGAACTGCTGCGTGAGATGGGCTGCACGCGCGGCCAGGGCTACCTCGTGGCCCGTCCGACGGACGCGCGCGGCATCGAGACCCTCATGCCGGCCGGCCTGTCCCCGCTGCAGAACACCGCCTGA
- a CDS encoding VanW family protein: protein MRDAGPSVDPPSEPFLSTRRKNRSSDDRSQGDAEAGAKKKRLPRGVSPLPPGVSPEVFEPPASGSLPGAGVPSGGVNRSTPLPPPAPEAQLWTVSSRRGADIGGEPSVVIAPEAPEEEPPSRLRTPLMIVGAFALLLLLAYAVPAMYMWGRVLPGTHVAGVRIGGMSETAAIDRVRQRFEGLERQPVPLVVDGRRVGVLDPQEAGLAFDVEATIASAQRGFPSPVAVVRALTSDREIPPLISVNTAKFASWLRGVAKDVDHPVREGAIVYTGTTPKVVPPRDGVALDQGAAAEVIKDAFLSRPPSITLPVVPVRARADTAAFNRRLTMAREAVAGPITLVNGARKVSLSPEVIAANLVFVSDTGGVVRPEFDAKTAVTGYESALVGSAQAARDAGFVIEGGTPRLVPARTGRGVDVKELCTAVSKAIAKGGDRTIPVALAITEPALRDEQAAKLGIKERISRYTSVFPCCAARVTNIQRAADLLDGHLVRPGETFSMNEVIGRPDKARGFVRAQLIDGDRLAIGMGGGVSQVVTTVYNAAFYAGMADLERVAHAFHVRRYPAGRDAVLSYPDHDMRFRNDSGYGVLIKAAYTDASVTIEMWSTKRYERVEPETSPKSGITQPRTVTDDSPGCLPMDGAPGFTVTVTRAFYQGGRVLRRDQPVITVYRPRDHVICGAPVTPDDEPPVSDDRSGVPPSLSPTGRDNSNGNGGRGRNGTPPGQDKDQKNGLPAGPNKQSTPQGQNKGKKKGQGGSR from the coding sequence GTGCGTGACGCCGGACCTTCCGTCGATCCGCCGTCCGAGCCTTTCTTATCCACCCGCCGCAAGAACCGTTCCTCCGATGACCGTTCCCAAGGGGACGCCGAAGCCGGAGCGAAGAAGAAGCGCCTGCCGCGTGGGGTGTCACCGCTGCCGCCGGGGGTGTCCCCCGAGGTCTTCGAGCCCCCCGCGTCCGGCAGCCTGCCTGGTGCCGGTGTCCCGTCCGGTGGCGTCAACCGCTCCACCCCGTTGCCGCCGCCGGCACCCGAGGCCCAGTTGTGGACGGTGTCCAGCCGTCGTGGCGCGGACATCGGTGGCGAGCCGTCCGTCGTCATCGCGCCTGAGGCCCCCGAGGAGGAGCCGCCGAGCCGCCTGCGCACCCCGTTGATGATCGTCGGTGCGTTCGCGTTGCTGCTCCTGCTCGCCTACGCCGTGCCGGCCATGTACATGTGGGGCCGTGTCCTTCCCGGCACCCACGTGGCGGGTGTGCGGATCGGCGGCATGAGCGAGACCGCCGCCATCGACCGCGTACGCCAGCGGTTCGAGGGCCTGGAGCGTCAGCCTGTCCCACTGGTCGTGGACGGCCGGCGGGTCGGCGTGCTCGACCCTCAGGAGGCGGGCCTGGCGTTCGACGTGGAGGCCACGATCGCCTCGGCGCAGCGGGGCTTCCCGAGCCCCGTCGCAGTGGTGCGGGCCCTCACCAGCGACCGGGAGATCCCCCCGCTGATCTCGGTCAACACCGCCAAGTTCGCCTCGTGGCTGCGCGGTGTGGCCAAGGACGTCGACCACCCGGTGCGTGAGGGTGCCATCGTCTACACCGGGACCACGCCGAAGGTCGTCCCGCCGCGTGACGGCGTCGCGCTCGACCAGGGGGCCGCCGCCGAGGTGATCAAGGACGCGTTCCTGAGCCGTCCCCCGTCGATCACCCTGCCGGTCGTCCCGGTGCGCGCGCGGGCCGACACCGCGGCGTTCAACCGGCGGCTCACCATGGCGCGCGAGGCCGTGGCGGGTCCGATCACGCTGGTGAACGGCGCACGCAAGGTGTCGCTGTCGCCTGAGGTGATCGCCGCCAACCTCGTCTTCGTGTCCGACACCGGCGGGGTGGTGCGGCCGGAGTTCGACGCGAAGACCGCGGTCACCGGGTACGAGTCCGCTCTGGTCGGCTCCGCGCAGGCGGCCCGCGACGCCGGGTTCGTCATCGAGGGAGGCACGCCACGCCTGGTCCCGGCCCGCACGGGCCGGGGGGTGGACGTGAAGGAGCTCTGCACGGCCGTGTCGAAGGCGATCGCCAAGGGGGGAGATCGCACCATCCCGGTCGCCCTGGCCATCACCGAGCCGGCCCTGCGTGACGAGCAGGCCGCGAAACTCGGCATCAAGGAGCGGATCAGCCGGTACACCTCGGTGTTCCCGTGCTGCGCGGCCCGGGTCACCAACATCCAGCGTGCCGCCGACCTGCTGGACGGACACCTGGTGCGTCCGGGTGAGACGTTCTCGATGAACGAGGTCATCGGCCGGCCGGACAAGGCTCGGGGTTTCGTGCGTGCGCAGCTCATCGACGGCGACCGGCTCGCGATCGGCATGGGTGGCGGCGTGTCGCAGGTCGTCACCACGGTGTACAACGCGGCGTTCTACGCCGGCATGGCCGACCTCGAACGCGTCGCGCACGCGTTCCATGTGCGCCGCTATCCGGCCGGCCGGGACGCCGTGCTGTCCTACCCCGACCACGACATGCGGTTCCGCAACGACTCCGGCTACGGGGTGCTGATCAAGGCGGCGTACACCGACGCGTCGGTCACCATCGAGATGTGGAGCACCAAGCGGTACGAACGGGTGGAGCCCGAGACCTCACCGAAGTCCGGCATCACCCAGCCGCGCACGGTCACCGACGACTCACCCGGCTGCCTGCCGATGGACGGCGCGCCGGGCTTCACCGTCACCGTCACGCGAGCCTTTTACCAGGGGGGTCGTGTGCTGCGCCGCGACCAGCCCGTGATCACGGTGTACCGGCCGCGCGACCACGTGATCTGCGGGGCCCCGGTGACGCCGGACGACGAGCCCCCGGTGAGCGACGACCGGTCCGGCGTCCCCCCGTCACTGTCTCCCACGGGCCGCGACAACTCCAACGGGAACGGCGGCAGAGGCCGTAACGGCACCCCGCCGGGCCAGGACAAGGACCAGAAGAACGGTCTTCCGGCCGGTCCGAACAAGCAGTCGACCCCGCAGGGTCAGAACAAGGGCAAGAAGAAGGGGCAGGGCGGGAGCAGGTGA
- the ilvN gene encoding acetolactate synthase small subunit — translation MSRHTLSVLVENKPGVLARVAALFSRRGFNIDSLAVGPTEHDDVSRMTIVVNVAELPLEQVTKQLNKLVNVIKIVELDPSQSVQRELTLIKVRADAENRSHVLELVQLFRARCVDVATDAVTIEVTGTPDKLAAFIRVLEPFGIKELVQSGMVAIGRGARSITDRSLRALDRSA, via the coding sequence ATGAGCCGCCACACGCTGTCGGTTCTCGTCGAGAACAAACCCGGTGTGCTCGCACGGGTGGCCGCGCTGTTCAGCCGGCGCGGCTTCAACATCGACTCCCTGGCGGTCGGGCCGACCGAGCACGACGACGTGTCCCGCATGACCATCGTCGTGAACGTCGCCGAGCTGCCGCTCGAACAGGTCACCAAGCAGCTCAACAAGCTGGTCAACGTGATCAAGATCGTGGAGCTCGACCCGTCGCAGTCCGTGCAGCGGGAGCTGACACTGATCAAGGTCCGGGCCGACGCGGAGAACCGCTCGCACGTGCTCGAGCTGGTGCAGCTCTTCCGCGCGCGGTGCGTGGACGTCGCCACGGACGCGGTGACCATCGAGGTCACCGGCACGCCGGACAAGCTCGCCGCCTTCATCAGGGTGCTCGAGCCGTTCGGAATCAAGGAGCTTGTCCAGTCGGGCATGGTGGCCATCGGCCGCGGTGCGCGTTCCATCACCGATCGCTCGCTCCGGGCCCTGGACCGCAGCGCGTAG